Proteins co-encoded in one Arthrobacter globiformis genomic window:
- a CDS encoding Gfo/Idh/MocA family protein, with translation MTEVTLGLVGVGRIGAMHARNITGLNELMGPQGAPVHLKLTDVAAEHARSLAGGIGAGFFPSVEALLDSGIDGLVIATGTATHPDLIKAGVDAGIPVFCEKPVAVNVEESLPVLDHIRATGGTVQIGHQRRFDPGYLEAKRAFDAGELGWLHTVRAVTCDMTPPPVEFLATSGGLFRDCSVHDFDILRWLTGKEIVEVFAKGSNNGDPAIGAAGDVDTALAVVTFDDGSVGTVSATRYNGAGHDVRLELQGSAGSVMVGMDAQMAMSSAEPEVGFPAGPPHRTFAERFHTAYRAEMAAFVELVLGQRQNPCTPEDAVAASMVADAAQASLHSGEPVRVALQAAG, from the coding sequence ATGACAGAAGTAACTCTCGGACTCGTAGGAGTGGGCCGAATCGGCGCCATGCACGCCCGGAACATCACCGGCCTCAATGAGCTGATGGGGCCGCAGGGCGCCCCGGTGCACCTCAAGCTGACCGACGTTGCCGCAGAACATGCCCGCTCTCTGGCCGGCGGAATCGGCGCCGGGTTCTTTCCCTCCGTTGAAGCCCTGCTTGACTCCGGCATCGACGGGCTGGTCATCGCCACCGGAACCGCCACCCATCCGGACCTGATCAAGGCCGGTGTGGACGCCGGAATCCCGGTCTTCTGCGAAAAGCCGGTCGCCGTGAACGTCGAGGAATCACTGCCTGTCCTCGACCATATCCGGGCCACGGGCGGCACAGTGCAGATCGGCCACCAGCGCCGGTTTGATCCGGGCTACCTGGAAGCCAAGCGCGCCTTCGACGCCGGGGAGCTGGGATGGCTCCACACCGTCAGGGCGGTCACCTGCGACATGACACCGCCGCCGGTGGAGTTCCTTGCGACATCTGGCGGGCTCTTCCGTGACTGCTCCGTCCACGACTTCGACATCCTCCGGTGGCTCACCGGCAAGGAAATCGTGGAGGTTTTCGCCAAGGGTTCCAACAACGGTGATCCGGCAATCGGTGCCGCCGGCGACGTCGATACGGCGCTGGCCGTGGTGACGTTCGACGACGGCAGCGTCGGAACGGTCTCGGCCACCCGCTACAACGGGGCAGGACATGACGTCCGGCTGGAACTCCAGGGATCGGCAGGGTCCGTCATGGTGGGGATGGATGCCCAGATGGCGATGTCCTCCGCAGAGCCGGAGGTGGGTTTCCCGGCCGGGCCGCCGCACAGGACGTTCGCCGAGCGGTTCCACACGGCGTACCGTGCCGAGATGGCGGCCTTTGTGGAGCTGGTGCTGGGGCAGCGGCAGAACCCGTGCACACCGGAGGACGCCGTCGCTGCTTCGATGGTGGCCGACGCCGCCCAGGCATCGCTGCACTCCGGGGAGCCAGTGCGGGTCGCGCTCCAGGCGGCGGGCTGA